In Drosophila simulans strain w501 chromosome 3R, Prin_Dsim_3.1, whole genome shotgun sequence, a single window of DNA contains:
- the LOC6728951 gene encoding GDP-fucose transporter 1, whose amino-acid sequence MYKNLEEHNRLVNKYLKIFFVVSLYWCTSILTVFVNKHLLSSDTVNLGAPLFMSWFQCVVSTVICFAASRLSRKYPSVFTFPEGNPLDIDTFRKILPLSVLYTLMIGANNLSLSYVTVAFYYIGRSLTTVFSVVLTYVILRQRTSFKCLLCCGAIVVGFWLGVDQESLTEVFSWRGTIFGVLSSLALAMFSIQTKKSLGYVNQEVWLLSYYNNLYSTLLFLPLIIINGELESIITYPHLWAPWFWAAMTLSGLCGFAIGFVTALEIKVTSALTHNISGTAKACAQTVIATQYYHDVRSALWWTSNVVVLVASAAYTRVKQLEMMRQHQQRSTATQKA is encoded by the exons ATGTACAAGAATCTGGAGGAGCACAACCGGCTGGTTAACAAATACCTGAAGATATTCTTCGTCGTGTCGCTCTACTG GTGCACCTCGATATTGACGGTATTCGTGAATAAGCACCTGCTGAGCAGCGATACAGTGAACCTGGGAGCTCCGCTCTTCATGTCCTGGTTCCAATGCGTGGTTTCCACAGTGATATGTTTCGCGGCAAGTCGGCTGAGCAGGAAGTACCCCTCGGTATTTACGTTTCCCGAGGGAAATCCCCTGGACATCGACACCTTTCGCAAGATCCTGCCTCTATCTGTGCTCTATACCCTGATGATTGGGGCCAACAACCTGTCGCTGTCCTACGTCACAGTGGCCTTCTACTACATCGGTCGCTCCCTGACCACCGTGTTTAGTGTGGTCCTCACCTACGTGATTCTCCGCCAACGAACCAGCTTCAAGTGCCTGCTGTGTTGTGGCGCCATTGTCGTTGGATTCTGGCTGGGAGTGGACCAAGAAAGCCTGACGGAGGTCTTCTCCTGGCGGGGAACCATCTTTGGAGTGCTAAGTTCGCTTGCCTTGGCCATGTTTTCTATTCAGACAAAGAAATCGTTGGGTTATGTCAACCAGGAGGTGTGGCTGCTTAGCTACTACAATAATCTCTACTCCACGTTGCTCTTCCTGCCCCTGATCATCATCAATGGCGAGCTGGAGAGCATTATCACGTATCCGCACCTGTGGGCTCCTTGGTTCTGGGCCGCAATGACGCTTAGTGGCCTTTGTGGCTTCGCCATTGGATTTGTCACAGCGCTGGAAATCAAG GTCACATCCGCCCTGACGCACAATATCTCGGGAACGGCCAAGGCCTGCGCTCAAACGGTGATCGCCACCCAGTACTACCATGACGTTCGATCGGCTCTCTGGTGGACCTCCAATGTGGTGGTCCTGGTGGCCAGCGCCGCCTACACCCGCGTCAAGCAGCTGGAGATGATGCGCCAGCACCAACAACGCAGCACCGCCACCCAGAAGGCctga